The following coding sequences are from one Macaca nemestrina isolate mMacNem1 chromosome 1, mMacNem.hap1, whole genome shotgun sequence window:
- the LOC105473182 gene encoding arylacetamide deacetylase-like 3 isoform X1 yields MWVLALIFLAADCVFSLGVTLWVICSQFFTVHIPAAVGHPVKLRVLHCIFQLLVTWGMIFEKLRICSMPQFIRFVHDLPPLKYDPDVVVTDFRFGTIPVKLYQPKASTCALKPGIVYYHGGGGALGSLKTHHGICSRLCKESDSVVLAVGYRQLPKHKFPVPIRDCLVATIHFLKSLDAYGVDPARVVVCGDSLGGGIATVVCQKLVDRPDLPQIRAQILIYASLQALDLQTPSFQQSRNIPLLNWSFACCCFPRYLDFSSSWQEVIMKGAHLPAKVWEKYRKWLGPENIPERFKKRGYRPIPPEPVNEAAYLEVSVVLDVMCSPLIAEDDVVSQLPETCIVSCEYDALRDDSLLYKKRLEDLGVPMTWRHMKDGFHGVLTTIDMSFFHFPCSTRILNVLVHFIKGL; encoded by the exons ATGTGGGTCCTGGCCCTGATCTTCCTGGCAGCAGACTGTGTGTTCTCACTAGGGGTCACTCTGTGGGTCATTTGCAGCCAGTTTTTCACTGTGCACATCCCGGCAGCAGTTGGCCACCCCGTGAAACTGAGAGTCCTTCATTGCATCTTCCAGCTGCTGGTGACATGG GGGATGATTTTTGAGAAGCTCAGAATCTGTTCTATGCCCCAATTCATCCGTTTCGTGCACGATCTGCCGCCGCTAAAGTACGACCCCGATGTTGTGGTCACAGATTTCCGCTTTGGGACAATCCCTGTGAAGCTGTATCAGCCCAAGGCATCCACCTGCGCCCTGAAGCCTGGCATCGTGTACTACCACGGTGGCGGGGGCGCCCTGGGGAGCTTGA AAACCCACCATGGCATATGCTCTCGTTTGTGCAAGGAGAGTGACTCTGTGGTTCTGGCAGTTGG TTACCGCCAGTTACCTAAGCATAAGTTTCCAGTGCCAATAAGAGACTGCTTGGTGGCCACCATCCACTTCCTGAAGTCCCTGGATGCATACGGAGTGGATCCAGCCCGGGTTGTGGTCTGTGGTGACAGTTTGGGAGGGGGAATAGCCACGGTGGTTTGTCAAAAACTTGTGGACAGGCCAGATCTGCCCCAGATCCGAGCTCAGATCCTGATCTACGCCAGTCTCCAAGCCCTGGATTTACAAACCCCTTCCTTTCAACAGAGTAGAAACATCCCCCTGCTGAACTGGAGTTTCGCCTGCTGCTGTTTTCCTCGATACCTGGACTTCAGCTCCTCCTGGCAAGAGGTCATCATGAAAGGCGCCCATTTGCCTGCCAAAGTTTGGGAAAAGTACAGAAAGTGGTTGGGCCCGGAAAACATCCCCGAGAGGTTTAAGAAGAGAGGCTACCGACCGATACCCCCCGAGCCCGTGAATGAAGCTGCTTACTTGGAAGTAAGTGTTGTCCTGGATGTGATGTGCTCGCCTCTGATTGCAGAAGATGACGTAGTGTCTCAGCTCCCGGAAACTTGCATCGTGAGCTGTGAGTATGATGCTCTCCGGGACGATTCGCTGTTGTACAAGAAGAGGCTGGAAGACCTGGGAGTGCCCATGACCTGGCGCCATATGAAGGATGGTTTCCATGGAGTGCTCACCACCATTGACATGAGCTTCTTTCACTTTCCGTGCTCCACGAGAATTCTGAATGTGTTAGTCCATTTCATAAAGGGGCTGTGA
- the LOC105473182 gene encoding arylacetamide deacetylase-like 3 isoform X2 — MEEICGSEPCPKWFTLRTASSQPALSWKQHVGPGPDLPGSRLCVLTRGHSVGHLQPVFHCAHPGSSWPPRETESPSLHLPAAGDMETHHGICSRLCKESDSVVLAVGYRQLPKHKFPVPIRDCLVATIHFLKSLDAYGVDPARVVVCGDSLGGGIATVVCQKLVDRPDLPQIRAQILIYASLQALDLQTPSFQQSRNIPLLNWSFACCCFPRYLDFSSSWQEVIMKGAHLPAKVWEKYRKWLGPENIPERFKKRGYRPIPPEPVNEAAYLEVSVVLDVMCSPLIAEDDVVSQLPETCIVSCEYDALRDDSLLYKKRLEDLGVPMTWRHMKDGFHGVLTTIDMSFFHFPCSTRILNVLVHFIKGL, encoded by the exons ATGGAAGAGATCTGTGGCTCCGAACCGTGTCCTAAATGGTTTACACTGCGCACAGCTTCCTCTCAGCCCGCTCTGAGCTGGAAGCAGCATGTGGGTCCTGGCCCTGATCTTCCTGGCAGCAGACTGTGTGTTCTCACTAGGGGTCACTCTGTGGGTCATTTGCAGCCAGTTTTTCACTGTGCACATCCCGGCAGCAGTTGGCCACCCCGTGAAACTGAGAGTCCTTCATTGCATCTTCCAGCTGCTGGTGACATGG AAACCCACCATGGCATATGCTCTCGTTTGTGCAAGGAGAGTGACTCTGTGGTTCTGGCAGTTGG TTACCGCCAGTTACCTAAGCATAAGTTTCCAGTGCCAATAAGAGACTGCTTGGTGGCCACCATCCACTTCCTGAAGTCCCTGGATGCATACGGAGTGGATCCAGCCCGGGTTGTGGTCTGTGGTGACAGTTTGGGAGGGGGAATAGCCACGGTGGTTTGTCAAAAACTTGTGGACAGGCCAGATCTGCCCCAGATCCGAGCTCAGATCCTGATCTACGCCAGTCTCCAAGCCCTGGATTTACAAACCCCTTCCTTTCAACAGAGTAGAAACATCCCCCTGCTGAACTGGAGTTTCGCCTGCTGCTGTTTTCCTCGATACCTGGACTTCAGCTCCTCCTGGCAAGAGGTCATCATGAAAGGCGCCCATTTGCCTGCCAAAGTTTGGGAAAAGTACAGAAAGTGGTTGGGCCCGGAAAACATCCCCGAGAGGTTTAAGAAGAGAGGCTACCGACCGATACCCCCCGAGCCCGTGAATGAAGCTGCTTACTTGGAAGTAAGTGTTGTCCTGGATGTGATGTGCTCGCCTCTGATTGCAGAAGATGACGTAGTGTCTCAGCTCCCGGAAACTTGCATCGTGAGCTGTGAGTATGATGCTCTCCGGGACGATTCGCTGTTGTACAAGAAGAGGCTGGAAGACCTGGGAGTGCCCATGACCTGGCGCCATATGAAGGATGGTTTCCATGGAGTGCTCACCACCATTGACATGAGCTTCTTTCACTTTCCGTGCTCCACGAGAATTCTGAATGTGTTAGTCCATTTCATAAAGGGGCTGTGA